Genomic DNA from Anthonomus grandis grandis chromosome 5, icAntGran1.3, whole genome shotgun sequence:
taattgcggcccaatttcgtttttcaactgtggaattgttgttgggttattagcgtatacgttttttaaaatccctattttaaaaaaccccaaagaaaaaagtcacaaggtgttaaatcgcatgatcttgcgggccagttctggtctccattccgtgaaatgacacgaccgggaaacttctttgcaacaattgaatTGCTTCACGTGTAGTGTGACATGTCACACCATACTGTTGGTACCACATACCGCCCGTATCCATACCATCCAATTGAGGCCATAAAAACTCAGTGAGCATATTACGATAGCGTTCGCTGTTTACGGTAACTGCATTTCCAGCCTCGTTCTCTAAGAAGTACGGTCCAATTACTCCACCTGTCCAAAGTCCGCACCAAACAGTGACTCTTAatggatgcattttcttctcatgaatgactctaggatttccttcgccccaaattcggcaattttgtttataaacaaagccattaaggtgaaaatgtgcctcatcggtaaacaaattttttttcgaaaaatcgacatctatttgttgtttttgcaatacccaagaagaaaatgtacggcgcgtcgcatggtccactggctttaattcttgggtcaattgaatcttataggcatgtaaatgaagatcttttgttagaattcggtgGGTAGTGCTCTTCGAAATGTGCAACTGCTGTTCACGATAACGGATAGATGTTACCGGATTCTCGCCAACACTTTCACGCACTGCGGCAATATTTTCAGCAGAACGGctataaagtataaaatataagtaaataataaataaaagtaaattatagtacggtgacgcactggtgtttttacatccacgacagaaccattttgttcaaatttatcaattagtctttggacggtcgtgtgatttggtgcatcgtgtcgaccaaaaatgccccgcaatttacgaactgtttccgcaaaacattctccatatttgtagtgtgttttaacaataataattcgttattcgaccgtatatcgttccatggctactaatcgtaaactgtttacattattcttttcagtttttttttgacatactgcgataaaaaaagaatgctgcgcaattcaaaacgtgcgttcctattgggacaccctttataatattaaatgccTCAACATAGGTATATCACacggacattttatccgatatttgtAGTTGAAGTACAACTAAAAATGTACACCAgctggtgtaaaccaaaaagaaattttcatttaactATCGTGTATTGCTTGGAGTTAGAGGAGTAGAGAATTTGAAATAGTTCCTGTTGTCCAGGCTTGCAGAGTAATTTTTCAtgtgtttattaatttaattctgTAAGAGTATTGTGAAAATTCTACTCAAAATgagaaaatatcacaaaaacgGATGTCGTGTACATTAATGTTATgcataaatttattgtttttattcttatagtctatttcagaagtgtgtagagcaataaaacctcattaggtatgcaaaagtggtacctggtgatccaccaatattttatgccactaccttagttgggtattagtttcaatgtaaaattctttcttttcgttgattgcaggtagtgccacctggttttgggtcaatttatgagttttgcccattgttacccactgataaacattgaaaacggttcgccaaaggcgtgcaactgagacttgttttttaccttataattaatgtacttagatgctattttattttagaaagttacttttgtttaaatggaataatatatttttttcacaaatttattgaacataatatgtagagtaaaacagttgaaaatgtcacttttggatctggcactttttgaacagtgtataacaattttaaattataatagattgtagtcttcttcgtcatctgacgaactgtcatcacctcttgacattataattaaaggatcgactgtctgatcgatgaggttgtcaagatcccacattttgtcctcttgcttaattacatgctggactgcttttcgccaattctctggtgtcgcttccgtaatggcttgatcaaacagtagcttaacatctttcattttaaaagtcgtgttttgtcttgctacaaatccttttacctgcgcccatatcagttctataggatttagttcgcaatgatatggcggtaagcgcagtacagttatattatatttttcggctatatcttccacggcgtatttcatgaaacgagttttgtgtaagtttgctattgccagcagttctttttttatcaaatttgcttcaaacgcaataccttttgcagtcagccaatcgataatttcttgctttctccaacttgaagttggcgtcttctctattcgccgtgaatgatagcttgcgttatccataaccaccaccgaattagccggaagaaattttatcatttcaccaaaatagtcctcgaaaacgtctgagttcatgtcttcatggtaatctcctgtgcgagtcgactcaaaggttagcagaccttcttttaaaaatccctcttcgcttccaatatgtgtgattataagtctttttccttttcccgaaggtactttaatacccgtagacaggccttctatgaaagcttggcgagcactggttatatttttgtcttgccacattttttggactatataaccttcgttaatccacgtctcatcaagataaaaaactttcttttgctccctgcggtactgcttgatacttctcaagtattgtcgtctccaacaaagaatttcgtcgctctccagtaaaagtgctttgcggttatgcttttcccaggcaaaatccatattttttaaagttttccataaaagttttctacttatcaacggaatactgtcatctcggccaagctccattaaaattttgtctagggtgggtatatcctttttaaaataaaaagagtgaacttttcttcgaattatacatttagcattttggagcgtggagaatttttagtacatcttttcgttggactgaatacctccattttttaaatattgggataataatattgtgattacactacagcgtagcagtgactactaacgtttaaaatatgatttaaaagtatttatagtctgtatatattacctgaccccatttttgcatgttacaaagcgttaaaagataggtacctatacaaaaggattaaaagtatttatttagtatttaatctctttcaaaataaaggcatttaatccgtaaaaattaaattcataaatattataagtacctgcgcctatgaactaccacgaaatgtagccaaacagaacggaattccccagtttattgctctatacacttctgaaatagagtatagttacGTTTTTCCAAGTTTTACGTCTGACAGTTTATGTGGTTTGTTTTCGTGACTTCCCCTGGCATCCTTGGGGGCTCCCCCACCAATAACAATTCAGACTAATTTGAAATCCAATTTCAAATTAGTCTGAATTGTTTGTATTCTGCGAGGAGTGATTCCGTGCAATGAGATAAATGCCTTATAACATACCTGAATGTCAATCTTATTCTCATTCTCCTCTAAATTACATCTTATTCTGTAAGTATATGAAGCGTCGTTAAACTTGGGTACTTGTGCTTCAGCAAGTCTGGATCTTCGCCTTTGCACAGGCACGACTGTTATTAGACTAGCTAAATAGGAGTTCTCTGTTCTGTTCGTCGAAGGTTTCaaagttattaaacattttaagaatttcttttCAATTGCTATCACTAATCTTTGAAAAACACTTGTAACGTTTGCACTGACAATCAGGTACAGTTTAATGGCTATGCACCCGTAATTTCTTCGCAACATCCACCATTCTTCCATGTCTTTTACGTTTTTTCGTTTGTGTATACATAGCACAGGAACAGgaatacttattaattatttagcaCACCTAACCACACTAATTTATTCACACAAGAAACAACACGTCTATGTAACAGCTGATTCAGAACTGACGGAAGTCCGTTGTTTCTAACGGCTGATAAGTGGACTTTCATCATTATTTCAAATTACGCATGGACTTTCATCGTTTTGTCTTGTCTTCCTGGATCTGGCTAAGGCATTCGATACAGTTGACCACCATAAACTGTTGGAAGACTTGGATAATATTGGAATATGGGGAATACcgcataaattatttataaattatttatctggTCGCACCCAAAGGCTTGCCAtaggaaatatttttagcgaaaCAAGAATTGTAAAGTGCGGTGTACCTCAAGGCACTATACTAGGacctttgttttttataatttactttattggaaacaaatttttcagcaGATATTATTAGCTTCGCGGAtgatacagttttattttttaccgaaAAAAACTGGGAAATTGTAAAAAGAATTTCAGAAGAGGTTTTAAAGGATGTTTTTAATTGGTCTTCGAGCAGGAAATTGAGTGTAAATTATGATACAACTACATTTCTGCGTTTTTCATCATACAGAGATGGTCTTCCAAATTGTGATAGGTTAAATACTCAATTGAACGATAAGATAACTTATGTTTCAGCAGTAcctagcataaaatatttaggtattacCATAGATGAACAACTTAAGTTGAATATTCATATACAACACGTTGCAAATACCTTAAGATCTTTATTGGGtagatttaagtttttagctGGAATATTAAGCAtttcgcatttaaaaataatttattatgcctTGGTAGAATCTCGTCTCCAATACGGAATTTCTAGGATAGGGAAGGGCTAGAGACGTATttctaaaatgcctagaaatCGTTCAGAAGAGTATcataaaaatgatataaaaaaccTAAACTATATTCCTCAGATCTACTGTACAGTGAAATAAACATTTTCGATAttcgtcaaatatttttttataatattttaacatatttacacaaatataagtcaaacatttcattaattaCCCATCagtataatacaagaaatcgtCAACAGAATGCCTAACAAACCACTAGAGCTAGGAAGACAATAGGGCAACATTGTTTTACTTATCTTCTTGCCAgatgttataataattttttaccagtagAAATGAGAGGTGTTATTCTAGGTAGCAACGCATTGGGATTGGCTAAAAGTaggatcaaaaaatttaatatccaaAATAGACAGCTTATTGATGGTTtggtaaatattagaaattaacatGTCCACTTATATGgacctttaattttaatcttgatCTGTGTCTTGCTTTGGTGCAGTACGGTAATAACAGTTTTTCAAAGGGCTACAAAATACAGTAGGTCTTTAGTTTGGTAAtcctgttttaaaaaagttttgttgaattgtttgatttttgttttgttttgattagttttatgagttttcattaatttttatgcgATGCAAATAGCATTGCAATTGCAATAGATTCATAGTTtagattgtttgttttgttttgcaatttaggtttatattaaggcgaaaaaaaaatttttttcaagtttcaaaaatattattgtgttcCAGCAGTTTGGTCTCATTTTAAAATGCTTTCAGGAATTTAAAACAGTACTTCCTATTTTCCAGACTTCCAAAATGATTTTTCacgaatttaattttgatagaaaatagtGAAATTTCTGCTCAATATGAGAAATATGATTAATGCGTgtacattaaagttatgcataaattggattaaaatggtgaaagttCTGCTTATAGGCAAAGGATAAATGGTGCCAAGTTTATTGGTGCCATTTTTATTTCTCATATAcgaataaatatgtttataacgTTTTAATACTtgtaaaatgacaaaaaaaatacatatataatatttataaatagacACAGTAGCGTGGTCCGACGAACCAATTTCGATTTGTTTTTATCGGGTTATAAATACAATTCAAATTATTTACTTAGGAATACAAATCAAAATtcctattttctaaaattaaatccaaattttattatgaaaattggATTTTAGTTAGAGCACTACTTTTGTTATTCTTTAACTTTACATTTTAATTGTTCTATGACCATTTCACGGTaagcttataaaaaatacatagaaatttaaaaaaaacatttaatattaaaacgcTTTCATGATCCTTTCAATAGCATATATTTAACATACATATattgttcattttcatttttttataacaacttatttttcataataacaaagtatattttgagttcttatatgtattattttatctttgctgTTCTGTCAAATATATAACCAatgtaaaaagtatatttatgtCGTTATTATTTAGTGTAAATAATTTGTAACAAAAACATAGATATAATTTAGGCCTAATTTATAAATGTTTCGAATCTCaacatttttctatttcaattttGATGACGAAAACAGCaatatctaattaaatttattataagccataaacttataataaatttaaagtttgaaagttccaaaaattaatatattacgAAAAAGTAAATAACAAAAGAATTAAGGCgtgttttattacaaaaaccgCACATGTCCAAAATCAACGAAATTGAGCTAGTGGCACCATCtagtttaaaaatttgatgtttttaataTCCTAAAATAAGATTCTACAAAAACGGCACAAGTACTAAGATAGAGCTAATTGAAAATTCGATAATTCTGCAAAAAACACACATGCCCCTTGTTTTTCCACCAAATACAGCATTAGTCCGTGCGACAGGATAGGACATGTGTGCTTTTTGTCGTAAAATCTCGCTGAAGCGCTCGAATTATTAGTcagtttgttattgttttgtcTATAAGCCAGACGTGTTCTTGTGATTTTTGACTGGAGGTTAGAATTTGCGTTTTCTTGctcaaaaattatacttaaaagaATGCAATATCGTGAAGAAGTGTTAACTAATTGGCCTACAAAAAAAGCCAAAGAATATAAAGAAGGAGACAGTGATCAAAGAGTTAAAAGTTCGTGGTGAAGAGCACATAAATCACAAGGGCAAATGTGTTTTAGCGCGTAAAACTGGCGAAGCATGCAGGTATGTTAgaaggtatattttttaagtgtgggttttccaataaaaaaaaatatttttttatagttgcaAAAATTCCTGTTTTTCCAAAGTTGCTGAAGAAAAAAGAATTGCCATTCTAACCCAGTTTAATAATATGACTGacaaaaataatcaagattCTCATTTAACTGGTCTCATATCAATGAACAATATTATTAGAAGACGTCCCcgatctgaaataaataaaaaaaccgaCGGTGCTAGTTTTACTTATAGCAGGAGAGCTAGTGAACCCTCCGACTAACGGTCTTCCTGTAAGGCTAGAAATTTGTGGAGTGATAAGTCATAGAACACCAAGGCCAACAACAATGACCTGGCAGGCATCAGCCTTGCACGTCAttagcccttttattttttaaaatgtaaaataaataagataaaaaaacttacttctgtaagcttcaaaatttaatacaatttagtttgtttattgataattatgtaaaaaaattgacaggcGATTTTAGTAAGCAAAAGTATCTACCAGGTGAATTGAAAGGTGCATAGTTTAGAGGGTTAAATAAACTTTATCCTGTAAAGTTGAAATTTAAGTATGTGTTTGAGTAAGTCTTTTCAAATAAATGTGTACAATGACAGGCGGTTCTGAACAGCATAAGACCTTGACAGGCGAGGGAAAAGATGCTGAGAGCGTACGAGTAAGAGGCGCAACGTGAATGCACATAGTGTGAGTAAGACCGTTTATCTAATGGCAAGCAATTcggtacatttttatttaaatggtacAAAGGTACATTTCAAGTCAAATTACCTTAAATACCAAAATGTCAAAGATTTGATAACGCACGTTATGAGAAGTTCCTTGCCACATATGACGAAAAATATCAAcatatttatgcaaaaaataatatgttatgaTTCATCAAATCTACCTCCGTGCCAACGCGAAAATAATGGTTGGAACTTTATCGATGGTCACTACGATTTCAATTGGTTTGAGGGAGATACGGTTCCTGCGTCTGTATACGACATACTTTTACAAGACCCTACTAATGCTGATACTGCCGAAGCACAGTCAACTGAAACTGAAGATTACATTTCAGGTAACACACAGTGATTTGGTTTAATAAGATTCAATATACAGTCTTACGTAATTGAGCGCGATATTCAGttcttaataacattattaataaattaaaatatttttatttattagaattagAAAAGGAGATACACCTTCGTAAAGCTGAAGCTTTCTTTGACctaaaacgaaaatttaaaatcaaagcaaAAGCTGGAGAAGTAATGTGtattagttttgattttatgcaaaattttctcaCATACCATCTAACCCTGTTTTTTATAGCCGTCAACTTTGGTATAATGTTTTTGGTATACATGACCTTGGAACTGATAATGTTTGGATGTACACTTATCTTGAAAGTAAAGCCAAAAAGGGTGGCAATGAAGTCGATGTTACTGCATTTCCTTAAAAACCACATCGATAACCGCAGTTTGGTTATTTTTAGTGACGGTTGCCcagggcaaaataaaaattggctcAATTTTTTGTACACCTTggtcaatattctaaaaatcgTTGATTCAGTAGAATACATATTTCCAATGAGGGGTCATTCCATTTTGCCAAACGATTCGGATTTTGCCCTGATCGAGAAAAAGAAAAGACGCCTGGAGAGACCCGAGAGACCAGAGGATTGggataatatcattttaaatgcCAGAATGAAACCTAAccaatttaatttgataaaaatgaagcaattcgatttttttgataaaaaaactgCGACTTGcaactttttcctaaaaacTCCAAAGCCAGCtgtcaacattaaaaaaattaggattatgAAAATAACTAACCAAAcatctttactttttttaaaggattcaGACAGTGGCCCATTCAGAAGCAGTATTGTGGCCAAAGCAAATTCATCATGCAACATCCAACTGGAAAGGCTTTACAAGGAACCTCTTCCGTTTGCTTCAAATAAAGCTGAGAATTTAAGATCACTGTAACCGTTACTACGTCTTGTAGCTAATAAAAACTACTATGAATGTATTCTGGATAATACGTACCCTGATAACATGGACATTAATGAAGAAGATGATAATAGTAGTGGATGTGAAGATTAATTTACTACAAACTATTAAACTAATccttgtttagaatttattttatgtttaaataaaacgtatgttttttattatttaacttttttttcctgCAAAAACAACTTATGTCcaacagtttttttcaaatttttgacaaatatattattttttttaaacaagaattaaatatattagcttAATATAcgctgtaaataataaaaaaaatatgaagaaatgaatttgttttataacaaaatttttttttcatttgttgaCTTTTTGTTCATTTTGTTGTAAAATACGCCTCAATTACCTACGCCAATGTCTATAACCGAAATATAAAGGTTAATAAATTTGAACCATATTATATTAGATGTTGCCGTTACAGGCGAAAtaagatttcttaaatttcaaTGACTGATTGGCTTAAACTTCTATTTATGAATAAGTAATTTGATCTATATACTTGGTTATAAGTCTATGGTTCTGTTCAATAAgggaaatgattaaaaaaatgggtatcgtgtacattaaaattatgcagttACTTTTATTAAGGCAGTTAAACCACTGTTGTAATAACTGATGTTTCTGGTACTTTTACTAATAATCTATTTTCTCTTACTGGCTTGAGAAAGGCAAATATTTATCTCtaagtgaaataaaaataattttccccTTTCTGCTATCCTTATCTTGATAGAGTTAATTGATGAATTCAATTAACAACTAAATTTCATTCATctctaagaaataatttataatacaatacTTCAACTATACCATAATACATAGAGTTGTCTGGGATATTCCATGTAAACATGAAAACGTTATACGTAAACtcaatatatttctattaaaaaaacaactttataaaTATGTAAACTCTCTTGACATCTGAAAGTAGGTATTAAGGTAacaactataatttttataaagaaacttACTTTATCCCACATTTTTATATGCCTAACCACAAAAAACTAATAACAAGATTTCAAATACAGCACTGGATTCGATATTCGACTAATT
This window encodes:
- the LOC126736678 gene encoding uncharacterized protein LOC126736678, which codes for MEEWWMLRRNYGCIAIKLYLIVSANVTSVFQRLVIAIEKKFLKCLITLKPSTNRTENSYLASLITVVPVQRRRSRLAEAQVPKFNDASYTYRIRCNLEENENKIDIQMSERYKQSSWSSTEKNSKFTIGIIGLFLELLVFLHYNTFIGWTNHFHIFRVLCRILGCTCLLLDGKAEFFGIAYVIMTLSWTVEWIYRKLASI